One genomic segment of Pongo pygmaeus isolate AG05252 chromosome 19, NHGRI_mPonPyg2-v2.0_pri, whole genome shotgun sequence includes these proteins:
- the MYCBPAP gene encoding MYCBP-associated protein isoform X16: MKKEVSKQSPPKLIEKKRAKGPEQPTPTIQEEPEPVSSVLQGDDILALAIKKEDLKEQHIPRLTEKEDKRVITQKFIIRKLKPTDPRRKVCHLVARPVNPDAATKPLDYSGPGDSFDGSDQILPHHILGSLQDFKRIALARGNTQLAERIPTSPCLMTLISAEGESKQKAPKEEKRPPWAPPPQHNFLKNWQRNTALRKKQQEALSEHLKKPVSELLMHTGETYRRIQEERELIDCTLPTRRDRKSWENSGFWSRLEYLGDEMTGLVMTKTKTQRGLMEPITHIRKPHSIRVETGLPAQRDASYRYTWDRSLFLIYRRKELQRIMEELDFSQQDIDGLEVVGKGRPFSAVTVEDYTVFERSQGSSSEETTYLGTLAISCDVSMPILGPSLLFCGKPACWIRGSNPQDKRQVGIAAHLTFETLEGEKTSSELSVVNNGTVAIWYDWRRQHQPDTFQDLKKNRMQRFYFDNREGVILPGETKTFTFFFKSLTAGIFREFWEFRTHPTLLGGAILQANLHAVSLTQDVFEDERKVLESKLTAHEAVTVVREVLQELLMGVLTPERTPSPVDAYLTEEDLFRHRNPQLHYEHQVVQSLHQLWRQYMILPAKAEEARPGNKEHVSPIATEKTSVNAELLPRFRSPISEPQVPRPENEALRESGSQKARVGTKSSRRKSIMEEILVEESPDVDSTKSPWEPDGLPLLEWNLCLEDFRKAVMVLPDENQREDALMRLNKAALELCQKPRPLQSNLLHQMCLQLWRDVIDSLVGHSMWLRSLLGLPEKETIYLNVPEEQDQKSPPIMEVKVPAGKAGKEERKGAAQEKKQLGIKDKEDKKGAKLLGKEDRPNSKKHKAKDDKKVIKSASRDRFSLEDPTPDIILPSQEPIDPLVMEKYTQRLHSEVKGSAQQPFPCLPPASFIPFSPQTISAHSIMVEAELLQEGHPHV; this comes from the exons ATGAAGAAGGAGGTTTCCAAGCAGTCTCCGCCCAAGTTGATCG AAAAGAAGCGGGCAAAGGGACCTGAACAACCCACACCCACAATTCAGGAAGAGCCTGAACCTGTTAGCAGTGTCCTACAAGGAGATGACATTCTTGCCTTGGCCATTAAGAAGGaagacttgaaggag caacACATTCCTCGCCTTACTGAAAAGGAAGATAAACGTGTCATTACCCAGAAATTTATCATCCGTAAACTCAAACCCACGGATCCTAGGAGGAAGGTCTGCCACCTTGTAGCACGTCCCGTGAATCCTGATGCAGCCACAAAACCTCTGGACTACTCTG GTCCCGGTGACAGCTTCGATGGCAGTGACCAGATCCTGCCCCACCACATCTTGGGGAGTCTCCAGGACTTTAAGAGAATTGCACTTGCTCGAGGGAACACCCAG CTGGCTGAGCGGATACCTACCTCACCCTGTCTGATGACCCTCATCTCTGCTGAAGGAGAGTCAAAGCAAAAAGCcccaaaagaagagaagagacctCCCTGGGCCCCACCTCCTCAGCACAACTTTCTGAAAAACTGGCAGCGTAACACAGCCCTGCGGAAGAAGCAGCAGGAAGCCCTCAGCG AACACCTAAAGAAGCCAGTCAGTGAGCTGCTCATGCACACTGGGGAGACCTACAGACGGATCCAGGAGGAGCGGGAGCTCATTGACTGCACACTTCCAACCCGGCGTGATAGGAAA AGCTGGGAGAACAGTGGGTTCTGGAGTCGACTGGAATACTTGGGAGATGAGATGACAGGTCTGGTCATGACCAAGACAAAAACTCAGCGTGGCCTCATGGAGCCCATCACTCACATCAGGAAGCCCCACTCCATCCGGGTGGAGACAG GATTACCAGCCCAGAGGGATGCTTCGTACCGCTACACCTGGGATCGGAGTCTGTTTCTGATCTACCGACGCAAGGAGCTGCAGAGAATCATGGAAGAGCTGGATTTCAGCCAGCAG GATATTGATGGCCTGGAGGTGGTAGGCAAAGGGCGGCCCTTCTCGGCTGTTACTGTGGAAGACTACACAGTGTTTGAAAGAAGTCAGGGAAGCTCCTCTGAAGAGACAACATACTT AGGCACACTGGCCATTTCCTGTGATGTCTCCATGCCTATTCTCGGCCCTTCTCTGCTGTTCTGTGGGAAGCCAGCTTGCTGGATCAGAGGCAGTAATCCACAGGACAAG AGGCAGGTTGGGATTGCTGCTCACTTGACCTTTGAAACCCTGGAAGGTGAGAAAACCTCCTCAGAACTGAGTGTGGTCAATAATGGCACTGTGGCCATTTGGTATGACTGGCGACGGCAGCACCAGCCGGACACTTTCCAAGACCTTAAGAAGAACAGGATGCAGCGATTTTACTTTGACAACCGGGAAG GTGTGATTCTGCCTGGAGAAACTAAAACCTTTACCTTCTTCTTCAAGTCTTTGACTGCTGGGATCTTCAGGGAATTTTGGGAGTTTCGAACCCATCCTACTCTATTAGGAGGTGCTATACTGCAGGCCAATCTCCACGCAGTCTCCCTGACCCAGGACGTTTTCGAGGATGAGAGGAAAGTACTGGAG AGCAAGCTGACTGCCCATGAGGCAGTCACTGTCGTTCGCGAAGTGCTGCAGGAGCTGCTGATGGGGGTCTTGACCCCGGAGCGCACACCATCACCTGTGGATGCCTATCTCACCGAGGAAGACTTGTTCCGGCACAGGAATCCTCAG CTGCATTACGAGCACCAAGTGGTGCAAAGCCTGCACCAACTGTGGCGCCAGTACATGATCCTGCCCGCCAAGGCTGAGGAGGCCAGGCCAGGGAACAAGGAGCACGTCAGCCCCATAGCCACAGAGAAGACCTCTGTGAATGCCGAGCTGTTACCACGCTTTAGGAGCCCCATCTCCGAACCTCAAGTGCCCCGGCCTGAGAACGAGGCCCTCAGGGAATCCGGGTCCCAGAAGGCCAGAGTGGGGACCAAGAGTTCTCGGCGGAAGAGCATCATGGAGGAGATCCTGGTGGAGGAAAGCCCAGATGTGGACAGCACCAAGAGCCCCTGGGAGCCGGATGGCCTTCCCCTGCTGGAGTGGAACCTCTGCTTGGAGGACTTCAGAAAG GCAGTGATGGTGCTCCCTGATGAGAACCAGAGAGAGGATGCGTTGATGAGGCTCAACAAAGCAGCCCTGGAGCTGTGCCAGAAGCCAAGGCCATTGCAGTCCAACCTCCTGCACCAGATGTG TTTGCAGCTGTGGCGAGATGTGATTGACAGCCTGGTAGGCCATTCCATGTGGCTGAGGTCTCTGCTGGGCCTGCCTGAGAAGGAGACCATCTATTTGAATGTGCCTGAAGAGCAAG ATCAAAAATCACCTCCTATCATGGAAGTGAAGGTACCTGCGGGGAAAGCTGGGAAGGAGGAGCGGAAAGGAGCAGCCCAGGAAAAGAAGCAACTGGGGATCAAAGACAAAGAAGACAAGAAAGGAGCCAAGCTGCTCGGGAAAGAG GACCGTCCCAACAGCAAGAAGCACAAGGCAAAGGATGACAAGAAAGTCATAAAATCTGCAAGTCGGGACAGGTTTTCCTTGGAAGACCCTACCCCTGACATCATCCTCCCTTCCCAAGAACCCATAGACCCCCTGGTCATGGAGAAATACACCCAGAGGCTGCACAGTGAGGTGAAGGGAAGCGCCCAGCAGCCTTTCCCCTGCCTCCCACCTGCctcattcattccattcagtcCGCAAACAATAAGTGCCCACTCCATCATGGTGGAAGCAGAGCTGCTTCAGGAAGGGCATCCTCATGTGTGA
- the MYCBPAP gene encoding MYCBP-associated protein isoform X13: MKKEVSKQSPPKLIEKKRAKGPEQPTPTIQEEPEPVSSVLQGDDILALAIKKEDLKEQHIPRLTEKEDKRVITQKFIIRKLKPTDPRRKVCHLVARPVNPDAATKPLDYSGPGDSFDGSDQILPHHILGSLQDFKRIALARGNTQLAERIPTSPCLMTLISAEGESKQKAPKEEKRPPWAPPPQHNFLKNWQRNTALRKKQQEALSEHLKKPVSELLMHTGETYRRIQEERELIDCTLPTRRDRKSWENSGFWSRLEYLGDEMTGLVMTKTKTQRGLMEPITHIRKPHSIRVETGLPAQRDASYRYTWDRSLFLIYRRKELQRIMEELDFSQQDIDGLEVVGKGRPFSAVTVEDYTVFERSQGSSSEETTYLGTLAISCDVSMPILGPSLLFCGKPACWIRGSNPQDKRQVGIAAHLTFETLEGEKTSSELSVVNNGTVAIWYDWRRQHQPDTFQDLKKNRMQRFYFDNREGVILPGETKTFTFFFKSLTAGIFREFWEFRTHPTLLGGAILQANLHAVSLTQDVFEDERKVLESKLTAHEAVTVVREVLQELLMGVLTPERTPSPVDAYLTEEDLFRHRNPQLHYEHQVVQSLHQLWRQYMILPAKAEEARPGNKEHVSPIATEKTSVNAELLPRFRSPISEPQVPRPENEALRESGSQKARVGTKSSRRKSIMEEILVEESPDVDSTKSPWEPDGLPLLEWNLCLEDFRKAVMVLPDENQREDALMRLNKAALELCQKPRPLQSNLLHQMCLQLWRDVIDSLVGHSMWLRSLLGLPEKETIYLNVPEEQDQKSPPIMEVKVPAGKAGKEERKGAAQEKKQLGIKDKEDKKGAKLLGKEQDRPNSKKHKAKDDKKVIKSASRDRFSLEDPTPDIILPSQEPIDPLVMEKYTQRLHSEVKGSAQQPFPCLPPASFIPFSPQTISAHSIMVEAELLQEGHPHV, encoded by the exons ATGAAGAAGGAGGTTTCCAAGCAGTCTCCGCCCAAGTTGATCG AAAAGAAGCGGGCAAAGGGACCTGAACAACCCACACCCACAATTCAGGAAGAGCCTGAACCTGTTAGCAGTGTCCTACAAGGAGATGACATTCTTGCCTTGGCCATTAAGAAGGaagacttgaaggag caacACATTCCTCGCCTTACTGAAAAGGAAGATAAACGTGTCATTACCCAGAAATTTATCATCCGTAAACTCAAACCCACGGATCCTAGGAGGAAGGTCTGCCACCTTGTAGCACGTCCCGTGAATCCTGATGCAGCCACAAAACCTCTGGACTACTCTG GTCCCGGTGACAGCTTCGATGGCAGTGACCAGATCCTGCCCCACCACATCTTGGGGAGTCTCCAGGACTTTAAGAGAATTGCACTTGCTCGAGGGAACACCCAG CTGGCTGAGCGGATACCTACCTCACCCTGTCTGATGACCCTCATCTCTGCTGAAGGAGAGTCAAAGCAAAAAGCcccaaaagaagagaagagacctCCCTGGGCCCCACCTCCTCAGCACAACTTTCTGAAAAACTGGCAGCGTAACACAGCCCTGCGGAAGAAGCAGCAGGAAGCCCTCAGCG AACACCTAAAGAAGCCAGTCAGTGAGCTGCTCATGCACACTGGGGAGACCTACAGACGGATCCAGGAGGAGCGGGAGCTCATTGACTGCACACTTCCAACCCGGCGTGATAGGAAA AGCTGGGAGAACAGTGGGTTCTGGAGTCGACTGGAATACTTGGGAGATGAGATGACAGGTCTGGTCATGACCAAGACAAAAACTCAGCGTGGCCTCATGGAGCCCATCACTCACATCAGGAAGCCCCACTCCATCCGGGTGGAGACAG GATTACCAGCCCAGAGGGATGCTTCGTACCGCTACACCTGGGATCGGAGTCTGTTTCTGATCTACCGACGCAAGGAGCTGCAGAGAATCATGGAAGAGCTGGATTTCAGCCAGCAG GATATTGATGGCCTGGAGGTGGTAGGCAAAGGGCGGCCCTTCTCGGCTGTTACTGTGGAAGACTACACAGTGTTTGAAAGAAGTCAGGGAAGCTCCTCTGAAGAGACAACATACTT AGGCACACTGGCCATTTCCTGTGATGTCTCCATGCCTATTCTCGGCCCTTCTCTGCTGTTCTGTGGGAAGCCAGCTTGCTGGATCAGAGGCAGTAATCCACAGGACAAG AGGCAGGTTGGGATTGCTGCTCACTTGACCTTTGAAACCCTGGAAGGTGAGAAAACCTCCTCAGAACTGAGTGTGGTCAATAATGGCACTGTGGCCATTTGGTATGACTGGCGACGGCAGCACCAGCCGGACACTTTCCAAGACCTTAAGAAGAACAGGATGCAGCGATTTTACTTTGACAACCGGGAAG GTGTGATTCTGCCTGGAGAAACTAAAACCTTTACCTTCTTCTTCAAGTCTTTGACTGCTGGGATCTTCAGGGAATTTTGGGAGTTTCGAACCCATCCTACTCTATTAGGAGGTGCTATACTGCAGGCCAATCTCCACGCAGTCTCCCTGACCCAGGACGTTTTCGAGGATGAGAGGAAAGTACTGGAG AGCAAGCTGACTGCCCATGAGGCAGTCACTGTCGTTCGCGAAGTGCTGCAGGAGCTGCTGATGGGGGTCTTGACCCCGGAGCGCACACCATCACCTGTGGATGCCTATCTCACCGAGGAAGACTTGTTCCGGCACAGGAATCCTCAG CTGCATTACGAGCACCAAGTGGTGCAAAGCCTGCACCAACTGTGGCGCCAGTACATGATCCTGCCCGCCAAGGCTGAGGAGGCCAGGCCAGGGAACAAGGAGCACGTCAGCCCCATAGCCACAGAGAAGACCTCTGTGAATGCCGAGCTGTTACCACGCTTTAGGAGCCCCATCTCCGAACCTCAAGTGCCCCGGCCTGAGAACGAGGCCCTCAGGGAATCCGGGTCCCAGAAGGCCAGAGTGGGGACCAAGAGTTCTCGGCGGAAGAGCATCATGGAGGAGATCCTGGTGGAGGAAAGCCCAGATGTGGACAGCACCAAGAGCCCCTGGGAGCCGGATGGCCTTCCCCTGCTGGAGTGGAACCTCTGCTTGGAGGACTTCAGAAAG GCAGTGATGGTGCTCCCTGATGAGAACCAGAGAGAGGATGCGTTGATGAGGCTCAACAAAGCAGCCCTGGAGCTGTGCCAGAAGCCAAGGCCATTGCAGTCCAACCTCCTGCACCAGATGTG TTTGCAGCTGTGGCGAGATGTGATTGACAGCCTGGTAGGCCATTCCATGTGGCTGAGGTCTCTGCTGGGCCTGCCTGAGAAGGAGACCATCTATTTGAATGTGCCTGAAGAGCAAG ATCAAAAATCACCTCCTATCATGGAAGTGAAGGTACCTGCGGGGAAAGCTGGGAAGGAGGAGCGGAAAGGAGCAGCCCAGGAAAAGAAGCAACTGGGGATCAAAGACAAAGAAGACAAGAAAGGAGCCAAGCTGCTCGGGAAAGAG CAGGACCGTCCCAACAGCAAGAAGCACAAGGCAAAGGATGACAAGAAAGTCATAAAATCTGCAAGTCGGGACAGGTTTTCCTTGGAAGACCCTACCCCTGACATCATCCTCCCTTCCCAAGAACCCATAGACCCCCTGGTCATGGAGAAATACACCCAGAGGCTGCACAGTGAGGTGAAGGGAAGCGCCCAGCAGCCTTTCCCCTGCCTCCCACCTGCctcattcattccattcagtcCGCAAACAATAAGTGCCCACTCCATCATGGTGGAAGCAGAGCTGCTTCAGGAAGGGCATCCTCATGTGTGA
- the MYCBPAP gene encoding MYCBP-associated protein isoform X6 — protein sequence MKKEVSKQSPPKLIEKKRAKGPEQPTPTIQEEPEPVSSVLQGDDILALAIKKEDLKEQHIPRLTEKEDKRVITQKFIIRKLKPTDPRRKVCHLVARPVNPDAATKPLDYSGTPSLSPGFTVFQLMGPGDSFDGSDQILPHHILGSLQDFKRIALARGNTQLAERIPTSPCLMTLISAEGESKQKAPKEEKRPPWAPPPQHNFLKNWQRNTALRKKQQEALSEHLKKPVSELLMHTGETYRRIQEERELIDCTLPTRRDRKSWENSGFWSRLEYLGDEMTGLVMTKTKTQRGLMEPITHIRKPHSIRVETGLPAQRDASYRYTWDRSLFLIYRRKELQRIMEELDFSQQDIDGLEVVGKGRPFSAVTVEDYTVFERSQGSSSEETTYLGTLAISCDVSMPILGPSLLFCGKPACWIRGSNPQDKRQVGIAAHLTFETLEGEKTSSELSVVNNGTVAIWYDWRRQHQPDTFQDLKKNRMQRFYFDNREGVILPGETKTFTFFFKSLTAGIFREFWEFRTHPTLLGGAILQANLHAVSLTQDVFEDERKVLESKLTAHEAVTVVREVLQELLMGVLTPERTPSPVDAYLTEEDLFRHRNPQLHYEHQVVQSLHQLWRQYMILPAKAEEARPGNKEHVSPIATEKTSVNAELLPRFRSPISEPQVPRPENEALRESGSQKARVGTKSSRRKSIMEEILVEESPDVDSTKSPWEPDGLPLLEWNLCLEDFRKAVMVLPDENQREDALMRLNKAALELCQKPRPLQSNLLHQMCLQLWRDVIDSLVGHSMWLRSLLGLPEKETIYLNVPEEQDQKSPPIMEVKVPAGKAGKEERKGAAQEKKQLGIKDKEDKKGAKLLGKEDRPNSKKHKAKDDKKVIKSASRDRFSLEDPTPDIILPSQEPIDPLVMEKYTQRLHSEVKGSAQQPFPCLPPASFIPFSPQTISAHSIMVEAELLQEGHPHV from the exons ATGAAGAAGGAGGTTTCCAAGCAGTCTCCGCCCAAGTTGATCG AAAAGAAGCGGGCAAAGGGACCTGAACAACCCACACCCACAATTCAGGAAGAGCCTGAACCTGTTAGCAGTGTCCTACAAGGAGATGACATTCTTGCCTTGGCCATTAAGAAGGaagacttgaaggag caacACATTCCTCGCCTTACTGAAAAGGAAGATAAACGTGTCATTACCCAGAAATTTATCATCCGTAAACTCAAACCCACGGATCCTAGGAGGAAGGTCTGCCACCTTGTAGCACGTCCCGTGAATCCTGATGCAGCCACAAAACCTCTGGACTACTCTGGTACACCCAGTCTCAGCCCTGGCTTCACTGTCTTTCAACTCATGG GTCCCGGTGACAGCTTCGATGGCAGTGACCAGATCCTGCCCCACCACATCTTGGGGAGTCTCCAGGACTTTAAGAGAATTGCACTTGCTCGAGGGAACACCCAG CTGGCTGAGCGGATACCTACCTCACCCTGTCTGATGACCCTCATCTCTGCTGAAGGAGAGTCAAAGCAAAAAGCcccaaaagaagagaagagacctCCCTGGGCCCCACCTCCTCAGCACAACTTTCTGAAAAACTGGCAGCGTAACACAGCCCTGCGGAAGAAGCAGCAGGAAGCCCTCAGCG AACACCTAAAGAAGCCAGTCAGTGAGCTGCTCATGCACACTGGGGAGACCTACAGACGGATCCAGGAGGAGCGGGAGCTCATTGACTGCACACTTCCAACCCGGCGTGATAGGAAA AGCTGGGAGAACAGTGGGTTCTGGAGTCGACTGGAATACTTGGGAGATGAGATGACAGGTCTGGTCATGACCAAGACAAAAACTCAGCGTGGCCTCATGGAGCCCATCACTCACATCAGGAAGCCCCACTCCATCCGGGTGGAGACAG GATTACCAGCCCAGAGGGATGCTTCGTACCGCTACACCTGGGATCGGAGTCTGTTTCTGATCTACCGACGCAAGGAGCTGCAGAGAATCATGGAAGAGCTGGATTTCAGCCAGCAG GATATTGATGGCCTGGAGGTGGTAGGCAAAGGGCGGCCCTTCTCGGCTGTTACTGTGGAAGACTACACAGTGTTTGAAAGAAGTCAGGGAAGCTCCTCTGAAGAGACAACATACTT AGGCACACTGGCCATTTCCTGTGATGTCTCCATGCCTATTCTCGGCCCTTCTCTGCTGTTCTGTGGGAAGCCAGCTTGCTGGATCAGAGGCAGTAATCCACAGGACAAG AGGCAGGTTGGGATTGCTGCTCACTTGACCTTTGAAACCCTGGAAGGTGAGAAAACCTCCTCAGAACTGAGTGTGGTCAATAATGGCACTGTGGCCATTTGGTATGACTGGCGACGGCAGCACCAGCCGGACACTTTCCAAGACCTTAAGAAGAACAGGATGCAGCGATTTTACTTTGACAACCGGGAAG GTGTGATTCTGCCTGGAGAAACTAAAACCTTTACCTTCTTCTTCAAGTCTTTGACTGCTGGGATCTTCAGGGAATTTTGGGAGTTTCGAACCCATCCTACTCTATTAGGAGGTGCTATACTGCAGGCCAATCTCCACGCAGTCTCCCTGACCCAGGACGTTTTCGAGGATGAGAGGAAAGTACTGGAG AGCAAGCTGACTGCCCATGAGGCAGTCACTGTCGTTCGCGAAGTGCTGCAGGAGCTGCTGATGGGGGTCTTGACCCCGGAGCGCACACCATCACCTGTGGATGCCTATCTCACCGAGGAAGACTTGTTCCGGCACAGGAATCCTCAG CTGCATTACGAGCACCAAGTGGTGCAAAGCCTGCACCAACTGTGGCGCCAGTACATGATCCTGCCCGCCAAGGCTGAGGAGGCCAGGCCAGGGAACAAGGAGCACGTCAGCCCCATAGCCACAGAGAAGACCTCTGTGAATGCCGAGCTGTTACCACGCTTTAGGAGCCCCATCTCCGAACCTCAAGTGCCCCGGCCTGAGAACGAGGCCCTCAGGGAATCCGGGTCCCAGAAGGCCAGAGTGGGGACCAAGAGTTCTCGGCGGAAGAGCATCATGGAGGAGATCCTGGTGGAGGAAAGCCCAGATGTGGACAGCACCAAGAGCCCCTGGGAGCCGGATGGCCTTCCCCTGCTGGAGTGGAACCTCTGCTTGGAGGACTTCAGAAAG GCAGTGATGGTGCTCCCTGATGAGAACCAGAGAGAGGATGCGTTGATGAGGCTCAACAAAGCAGCCCTGGAGCTGTGCCAGAAGCCAAGGCCATTGCAGTCCAACCTCCTGCACCAGATGTG TTTGCAGCTGTGGCGAGATGTGATTGACAGCCTGGTAGGCCATTCCATGTGGCTGAGGTCTCTGCTGGGCCTGCCTGAGAAGGAGACCATCTATTTGAATGTGCCTGAAGAGCAAG ATCAAAAATCACCTCCTATCATGGAAGTGAAGGTACCTGCGGGGAAAGCTGGGAAGGAGGAGCGGAAAGGAGCAGCCCAGGAAAAGAAGCAACTGGGGATCAAAGACAAAGAAGACAAGAAAGGAGCCAAGCTGCTCGGGAAAGAG GACCGTCCCAACAGCAAGAAGCACAAGGCAAAGGATGACAAGAAAGTCATAAAATCTGCAAGTCGGGACAGGTTTTCCTTGGAAGACCCTACCCCTGACATCATCCTCCCTTCCCAAGAACCCATAGACCCCCTGGTCATGGAGAAATACACCCAGAGGCTGCACAGTGAGGTGAAGGGAAGCGCCCAGCAGCCTTTCCCCTGCCTCCCACCTGCctcattcattccattcagtcCGCAAACAATAAGTGCCCACTCCATCATGGTGGAAGCAGAGCTGCTTCAGGAAGGGCATCCTCATGTGTGA
- the MYCBPAP gene encoding MYCBP-associated protein isoform X22 has protein sequence MTLISAEGESKQKAPKEEKRPPWAPPPQHNFLKNWQRNTALRKKQQEALSEHLKKPVSELLMHTGETYRRIQEERELIDCTLPTRRDRKSWENSGFWSRLEYLGDEMTGLVMTKTKTQRGLMEPITHIRKPHSIRVETGLPAQRDASYRYTWDRSLFLIYRRKELQRIMEELDFSQQDIDGLEVVGKGRPFSAVTVEDYTVFERSQGSSSEETTYLGTLAISCDVSMPILGPSLLFCGKPACWIRGSNPQDKRQVGIAAHLTFETLEGEKTSSELSVVNNGTVAIWYDWRRQHQPDTFQDLKKNRMQRFYFDNREGVILPGETKTFTFFFKSLTAGIFREFWEFRTHPTLLGGAILQANLHAVSLTQDVFEDERKVLESKLTAHEAVTVVREVLQELLMGVLTPERTPSPVDAYLTEEDLFRHRNPQLHYEHQVVQSLHQLWRQYMILPAKAEEARPGNKEHVSPIATEKTSVNAELLPRFRSPISEPQVPRPENEALRESGSQKARVGTKSSRRKSIMEEILVEESPDVDSTKSPWEPDGLPLLEWNLCLEDFRKAVMVLPDENQREDALMRLNKAALELCQKPRPLQSNLLHQMCLQLWRDVIDSLVGHSMWLRSLLGLPEKETIYLNVPEEQDQKSPPIMEVKVPAGKAGKEERKGAAQEKKQLGIKDKEDKKGAKLLGKEQDRPNSKKHKAKDDKKVIKSASRDRFSLEDPTPDIILPSQEPIDPLVMEKYTQRLHSEVKGSAQQPFPCLPPASFIPFSPQTISAHSIMVEAELLQEGHPHV, from the exons ATGACCCTCATCTCTGCTGAAGGAGAGTCAAAGCAAAAAGCcccaaaagaagagaagagacctCCCTGGGCCCCACCTCCTCAGCACAACTTTCTGAAAAACTGGCAGCGTAACACAGCCCTGCGGAAGAAGCAGCAGGAAGCCCTCAGCG AACACCTAAAGAAGCCAGTCAGTGAGCTGCTCATGCACACTGGGGAGACCTACAGACGGATCCAGGAGGAGCGGGAGCTCATTGACTGCACACTTCCAACCCGGCGTGATAGGAAA AGCTGGGAGAACAGTGGGTTCTGGAGTCGACTGGAATACTTGGGAGATGAGATGACAGGTCTGGTCATGACCAAGACAAAAACTCAGCGTGGCCTCATGGAGCCCATCACTCACATCAGGAAGCCCCACTCCATCCGGGTGGAGACAG GATTACCAGCCCAGAGGGATGCTTCGTACCGCTACACCTGGGATCGGAGTCTGTTTCTGATCTACCGACGCAAGGAGCTGCAGAGAATCATGGAAGAGCTGGATTTCAGCCAGCAG GATATTGATGGCCTGGAGGTGGTAGGCAAAGGGCGGCCCTTCTCGGCTGTTACTGTGGAAGACTACACAGTGTTTGAAAGAAGTCAGGGAAGCTCCTCTGAAGAGACAACATACTT AGGCACACTGGCCATTTCCTGTGATGTCTCCATGCCTATTCTCGGCCCTTCTCTGCTGTTCTGTGGGAAGCCAGCTTGCTGGATCAGAGGCAGTAATCCACAGGACAAG AGGCAGGTTGGGATTGCTGCTCACTTGACCTTTGAAACCCTGGAAGGTGAGAAAACCTCCTCAGAACTGAGTGTGGTCAATAATGGCACTGTGGCCATTTGGTATGACTGGCGACGGCAGCACCAGCCGGACACTTTCCAAGACCTTAAGAAGAACAGGATGCAGCGATTTTACTTTGACAACCGGGAAG GTGTGATTCTGCCTGGAGAAACTAAAACCTTTACCTTCTTCTTCAAGTCTTTGACTGCTGGGATCTTCAGGGAATTTTGGGAGTTTCGAACCCATCCTACTCTATTAGGAGGTGCTATACTGCAGGCCAATCTCCACGCAGTCTCCCTGACCCAGGACGTTTTCGAGGATGAGAGGAAAGTACTGGAG AGCAAGCTGACTGCCCATGAGGCAGTCACTGTCGTTCGCGAAGTGCTGCAGGAGCTGCTGATGGGGGTCTTGACCCCGGAGCGCACACCATCACCTGTGGATGCCTATCTCACCGAGGAAGACTTGTTCCGGCACAGGAATCCTCAG CTGCATTACGAGCACCAAGTGGTGCAAAGCCTGCACCAACTGTGGCGCCAGTACATGATCCTGCCCGCCAAGGCTGAGGAGGCCAGGCCAGGGAACAAGGAGCACGTCAGCCCCATAGCCACAGAGAAGACCTCTGTGAATGCCGAGCTGTTACCACGCTTTAGGAGCCCCATCTCCGAACCTCAAGTGCCCCGGCCTGAGAACGAGGCCCTCAGGGAATCCGGGTCCCAGAAGGCCAGAGTGGGGACCAAGAGTTCTCGGCGGAAGAGCATCATGGAGGAGATCCTGGTGGAGGAAAGCCCAGATGTGGACAGCACCAAGAGCCCCTGGGAGCCGGATGGCCTTCCCCTGCTGGAGTGGAACCTCTGCTTGGAGGACTTCAGAAAG GCAGTGATGGTGCTCCCTGATGAGAACCAGAGAGAGGATGCGTTGATGAGGCTCAACAAAGCAGCCCTGGAGCTGTGCCAGAAGCCAAGGCCATTGCAGTCCAACCTCCTGCACCAGATGTG TTTGCAGCTGTGGCGAGATGTGATTGACAGCCTGGTAGGCCATTCCATGTGGCTGAGGTCTCTGCTGGGCCTGCCTGAGAAGGAGACCATCTATTTGAATGTGCCTGAAGAGCAAG ATCAAAAATCACCTCCTATCATGGAAGTGAAGGTACCTGCGGGGAAAGCTGGGAAGGAGGAGCGGAAAGGAGCAGCCCAGGAAAAGAAGCAACTGGGGATCAAAGACAAAGAAGACAAGAAAGGAGCCAAGCTGCTCGGGAAAGAG CAGGACCGTCCCAACAGCAAGAAGCACAAGGCAAAGGATGACAAGAAAGTCATAAAATCTGCAAGTCGGGACAGGTTTTCCTTGGAAGACCCTACCCCTGACATCATCCTCCCTTCCCAAGAACCCATAGACCCCCTGGTCATGGAGAAATACACCCAGAGGCTGCACAGTGAGGTGAAGGGAAGCGCCCAGCAGCCTTTCCCCTGCCTCCCACCTGCctcattcattccattcagtcCGCAAACAATAAGTGCCCACTCCATCATGGTGGAAGCAGAGCTGCTTCAGGAAGGGCATCCTCATGTGTGA